From the Bombus pascuorum chromosome 7, iyBomPasc1.1, whole genome shotgun sequence genome, one window contains:
- the LOC132908801 gene encoding dynein assembly factor with WD repeat domains 1-like, protein MKLLKFLLRYFPPGLALEYTQGGDVKTKMIDLLDLSAETDIRALAESIKATEPVITESVMEQLVETLQKLQAKVCETNAKRYYKYKTLQTHLLPLTNIAFDKLGKRCLTGSYDRTCKVWDIDSGTELLTLEGHKNVVYTVSFNNPISDKIVTGSFDKTARIWCSRTGHCFLTMWGHNAGIAVAKFSPSYNKIGTASLDTTSKIFELTTGEELGTLRGHTAEIIALHFNNDGTQMITGSFDGTVNIWDTRTFSRTSVLIGHRSELSNCVYNFDCSLIASSSMDKTAKVWDTRMNSCLATLRGHDDEVLDLTFDNNGKKLATASSDTTARVWDVSTNFQQLASMRGHREEVSKVCFSPNSQHLLTSSLDETSKLWSLESGCCIQTLDGHTDDVFSCAFSYNGDTIITASKDNTCMIWR, encoded by the exons ATGAAGCTGCTAAAGTTTTTGCTTCGTTATTTTCCGCCAG GTCTCGCCTTGGAGTACACACAGGGTGGAGATGTCAAGACAAAAATGATCGATCTTCTGGATCTATCTGCCGa AACGGACATAAGAGCATTAGCGGAGAGTATAAAAGCGACCGAGCCCGTAATAACCGAAAGTGTAATGGAGCAGTTAGTGGAGACCCTGCAGAAGCTGCAAGCCAAAGTTTGTGAAACAAACGCCAAGCGCTACTACAAATACAAAACCTTGCAGACCCATCTTCTACCCCTTACGAATATAGCGTTCGATAAACTAGGTAAAAG ATGCCTGACAGGCAGCTATGACCGAACGTGTAAAGTTTGGGACATTGACAGTGGAACGGAGCTTCTTACTCTCGAAGGCCATAAGAATGTGGTCTACACCGTGTCCTTCAACAACCCAATTTC AGACAAAATCGTAACCGGTTCCTTTGACAAGACAGCTAGGATTTGGTGCTCTCGAACAGGCCACTGTTTTCTAACTATGTGGGGACATAACGCTGGAATAGCTGTCGCGAAATTCTCACCCAGTTACAACAAAATCGGGACGGCTTCCCTAGACACGACGTCAAAGATATTTGAGTTAACAACAG gcGAGGAATTAGGAACGTTGAGAGGTCACACGGCAGAAATAATCGCTTTACATTTCAACAACGATGGCACTCAAATGATAACAGGTTCTTTCGACGGTACTGTTAATATTTGGGACACGAGAACTTTCAG TCGCACAAGCGTTTTAATCGGTCATCGATCGGAATTGTCAAATTGCGTGTATAACTTTGACTGCTCGTTAATCGCCTCGTCGTCCATGGACAAAACGGCCAAAGTTTGGGACACGAGGATGAATTCCTGCTTGGCCACTCTGCGAGGACACGACGACGAGGTCCTGGACTTGACCTTCGACAACAACGGGAAAAAGTTGGCGACCGCGAGCAGCGACACCACTGCTCGAGTTTGGGATGTGAGCACCAATTTTCAGCAGTTAGCCTCGATGAGAGGCCACCGAGAAGAAGTCTCGAAAG TCTGCTTCAGTCCAAATAGTCAGCATCTGCTGACGTCATCGTTGGACGAGACGTCGAAATTATGGTCTTTGGAGAGTGGATGCTGTATACAAACGCTGGATGGTCA
- the LOC132909397 gene encoding nucleoside diphosphate kinase 7, translating to MSVEHNEKYIFEAEWYDKIACVLKKFYLYYYPFDNTVELFDIKNRKTFLRRTKCEGIQAKDFYVGATVTIFSRSIRITDYADCTTRTKLQTKMQKTFAMVKPTVVDKLGEILKHIVASQFHIANIKMVRLSQEEATDLYRDKEEPNIAYIVNYLTSGPIVALELLGDHAITRWQEEMGPEDPREAVAKAPSSLRACYGKDNILNAVYGSDNEETAEKELQFFFPNPKSGKKGPVNTATLENCTCCIIKPHIVQAKLIGNIIDDVQKAGYTISAVQQFFVNLFDAEEFLEVYKGVLPDYAAMVGELQSGPCIVMEIKHKEEKHDVQGEFRKLCGPMDPDIARQVRPDTLRAKYGKTKVQNAVHCSDLPEDGILEVEYFFKILDSS from the exons ATGTCGGTGGAgcataatgaaaaatatattttcgaagCTGAATGGTACGACAAAATAGCTTGCGTTTTAAAGAAGTTTTATCTGTATTATTATCCATTCGATAATACGGTTGAATTG tTTGATATAAAAAACAGGAAAACATTTCTAAGAAGGACAAAATGCGAAGGAATTCAGGCAAAAGATTTTTATGTAGGAGCCACtgtaacaatattttcaaGGAGTATAAGGATAACAGATTATGCGGATTGTACTACACGAACAAAATTGCAAACAAAAATGCAAAA AACATTTGCGATGGTGAAACCTACCGTTGTAGATAAGTTaggagaaatattaaaacatatagTTGCCTCTCAATTTCATATTGCCAATATTAAAATGGTGAGATTGTCGCAAGAAGAGGCGACAGACTTATATCGAGATAAAGAAGAGCCCAATATAGC GTATATAGTGAATTATCTCACTTCTGGTCCTATTGTAGCTTTAGAACTATTAGGTGATCATGCGATTACACGTTGGCAAGAAGAGATGGGACCGGAAGATCCCAGGGAAGCTGTTGCAAAAGCTCCATCTTCCCTCAGAGCATGTTATGGTAAAGATAATATTCTCAATGCGGTATATGGTTCTGACAATGAGGAAACAGCAGAAAAA gaattacaatttttcttccctAATCCAAAAAGCGGTAAAAAGGGACCAGTGAATACAGCAACGTTAGAAAATTGTACTTGCTGTATTATTAAACCACATATCGTCCAAGCTAAACTAATTG GAAATATTATCGATGACGTGCAAAAAGCTGGTTATACTATCTCTGCTGTACAACAATTTTTTGTCAATCTATTTGACGCAGAGGAATTTTTAGAAGTTTACAAGGGGGTTCTTCCCGATTATGCG GCCATGGTAGGAGAACTACAGTCAGGACCATGTATTGTTATGgaaataaaacataaagaagaaaaacatgaTGTCCAAggagaatttagaaaattatgcgGACCTATGGATCCa gATATTGCACGGCAAGTGAGACCAGATACTCTTCGAGCAAAGTACGGAAAaacaaaagtacaaaatgCTGTACATTGTTCTGACTTACCGGAAGATGGAATATTAGAG gtGGAATACTTTTTTAAGATTCTTGACAGCAGCTAG